A window of the Streptomyces sp. NBC_00250 genome harbors these coding sequences:
- a CDS encoding M23 family metallopeptidase, producing the protein MAERHPRNRTGRGPLRRGLAAAVLAVGMLTASTTPGYGTGEAAPVPGPQFTPLTATVMTEPAPFIATDGKTHLSYELLTTNALASSARVRLDRVEVRDARTHRVVGSLSGQALADAANPVGAPLPGADGYTPAPPGPTPTVIPGSQQWVVWIDLALDRGERVPKVLEHHLSGAVLTASGSSPFEETVQITPTDRTAPLNLDAPVRPGTWYSSESCCGNTHHRRGLGPINGRFYVPQRFAIDWYRVGEQGQTWEGDPARLTSYLSYRQPVVAAAGGRVVEVQDGIPDNTPPVTPPVPPIEETVGNHVTVEVAPGRYLLYAHLKPGSLRVREGDHVEPGRVLGLIGNSGNSTTPHLHFQVMTTPEFFPTDSPPFTFRKFRVVGHVEPRLWDDNLGLQPTGVLPITPSPYDGPHRARYPLDREVLEF; encoded by the coding sequence ATGGCAGAGCGCCACCCTCGCAACCGCACCGGCCGCGGCCCGCTACGTCGCGGGCTCGCCGCCGCCGTGCTCGCGGTCGGCATGCTGACGGCTTCGACGACACCCGGATACGGCACAGGCGAGGCCGCGCCGGTGCCCGGCCCCCAGTTCACGCCGCTGACGGCGACGGTGATGACGGAACCGGCTCCGTTCATTGCCACGGACGGCAAGACGCACCTCTCGTACGAACTGCTCACCACGAACGCGCTGGCCAGCAGCGCACGGGTGCGGCTGGACCGTGTCGAGGTCCGGGACGCCCGCACGCACCGGGTGGTGGGATCGCTGAGCGGGCAGGCGCTGGCCGATGCCGCCAACCCGGTGGGCGCCCCCCTGCCCGGTGCGGACGGATACACGCCGGCGCCGCCGGGGCCGACGCCGACCGTGATCCCGGGCTCCCAGCAGTGGGTCGTCTGGATCGACCTGGCCCTCGACCGCGGCGAGCGGGTGCCCAAGGTCCTTGAGCACCACCTCTCTGGCGCCGTCCTCACCGCCTCGGGCTCCTCCCCGTTCGAGGAGACGGTCCAGATCACCCCGACCGACCGCACCGCGCCGCTGAACCTGGACGCGCCGGTCCGCCCCGGCACCTGGTACTCCAGCGAGTCGTGCTGCGGCAACACCCACCACCGGCGCGGCCTCGGCCCGATCAACGGTCGCTTCTACGTACCGCAGCGCTTCGCGATCGACTGGTACCGGGTCGGAGAGCAGGGGCAGACCTGGGAGGGCGACCCCGCGCGGCTCACCAGCTACCTGAGCTACCGGCAGCCCGTCGTGGCGGCGGCCGGCGGCCGGGTGGTGGAGGTCCAGGACGGGATCCCCGACAACACGCCGCCCGTCACGCCGCCGGTCCCGCCCATCGAGGAGACCGTCGGCAACCACGTCACCGTGGAGGTCGCGCCCGGCCGCTACCTCCTCTACGCGCACCTGAAGCCCGGCTCGCTCAGGGTCCGGGAAGGCGACCACGTCGAACCCGGCAGGGTCCTCGGGCTGATCGGCAACAGCGGCAACTCGACCACGCCGCACCTGCACTTCCAGGTGATGACGACGCCCGAGTTCTTCCCGACCGACAGCCCCCCGTTCACCTTCCGGAAGTTCCGCGTCGTCGGACATGTCGAACCCAGGCTCTGGGACGACAACCTGGGCCTGCAGCCCACCGGTGTCCTCCCGATCACGCCCTCGCCGTACGACGGACCCCACCGTGCGCGCTACCCGCTCGACCGCGAGGTCCTGGAGTTCTGA
- a CDS encoding phosphoribosyltransferase gives MSEVRENLTYEGFGRAVRELAQTIADDGYEPDIVLSIARGGVFVAGGLAYALDCKNIHLVNVEFYTGVGTTLEMPVMLAPVPDAIDFSDKKVLITDDVADTGKTLKLVHDFCVDHVAEVRSAVIYEKSHSLVKCEYVWKKTDEWINFPWSVEPPVVKREGQVLDA, from the coding sequence ATGAGTGAAGTACGCGAGAACCTGACGTACGAGGGTTTCGGGCGCGCCGTGCGTGAGCTGGCGCAGACCATCGCCGACGACGGCTACGAGCCCGACATCGTGCTCTCCATCGCCCGTGGCGGCGTCTTCGTCGCCGGCGGTCTGGCCTACGCCCTCGACTGCAAGAACATCCACCTCGTGAACGTGGAGTTCTACACCGGTGTGGGCACCACGCTGGAGATGCCGGTCATGCTGGCGCCCGTGCCCGACGCGATCGACTTCAGCGACAAGAAGGTGCTCATCACCGACGACGTCGCCGACACCGGCAAGACCCTCAAGCTCGTCCACGACTTCTGCGTCGACCACGTCGCCGAGGTCCGCTCCGCCGTCATCTACGAGAAGTCCCACTCCCTCGTGAAGTGCGAGTACGTGTGGAAGAAGACCGACGAGTGGATCAACTTCCCCTGGTCGGTCGAGCCGCCCGTCGTCAAGCGCGAGGGCCAGGTCCTCGACGCCTGA
- a CDS encoding GNAT family N-acetyltransferase: MFVAKEDAFDPEEMLSLYDSVGWEGYTRDVDRLCRGLANSHLVITARDGSGTLLGLARTISDDEHICYVQDVVVNPAYHRQGVGRSLVEHLMRRYSHCRFFLLSTDHESTPEGKRNHAFYRSLGFLSYEEKEMAGFGLPRNRPDLRNAAP, from the coding sequence GTGTTCGTAGCGAAAGAGGATGCATTCGATCCGGAGGAGATGCTGAGCCTCTACGACTCGGTCGGATGGGAGGGTTACACCCGCGACGTCGACAGGCTGTGCCGGGGCCTGGCCAACTCCCACCTGGTCATCACGGCACGAGACGGTTCGGGAACACTCCTCGGTCTAGCCCGGACGATCTCCGACGACGAACACATCTGCTACGTCCAGGATGTCGTGGTCAACCCTGCGTATCACCGGCAGGGCGTAGGCCGGTCCCTGGTCGAGCACCTCATGCGGCGGTACTCGCACTGCCGCTTCTTCCTCCTGTCCACGGACCACGAGTCGACACCCGAGGGCAAACGCAACCACGCGTTCTACCGGAGCCTGGGGTTCCTGTCGTACGAGGAGAAGGAGATGGCGGGCTTCGGACTGCCCAGGAACCGCCCCGACCTTCGCAATGCGGCGCCCTGA
- a CDS encoding TetR/AcrR family transcriptional regulator, whose protein sequence is MPKRVDHEERRAQIAEALIRVAGRQGLHAVGMRDVAAEAGVSLRLVQYYFDTKEKLLLYGLQHLTDRFTARVGARLAAVGPDPGPRVTVEALLLASLPTDEESRTFHLLYSSYAILSVTDEALAAQPFIDNPDAAENAMTGLLEQAQGTGLADPDADARTEAISLLAMAATMGTSILVGQRSPESAIAVLRHHLDRIFTAAGTSERGAGST, encoded by the coding sequence ATGCCGAAGCGTGTGGATCACGAGGAGCGGCGCGCCCAGATCGCCGAGGCGCTCATCCGGGTCGCGGGGCGGCAGGGGCTGCATGCCGTCGGCATGCGCGACGTGGCCGCGGAGGCCGGTGTGTCGCTCCGGCTCGTGCAGTACTACTTCGACACCAAGGAGAAGCTTCTCCTCTACGGCCTCCAGCACCTGACCGACCGCTTCACCGCGAGGGTGGGTGCCCGCTTGGCCGCTGTCGGCCCGGACCCGGGCCCGCGCGTCACGGTGGAGGCGCTGCTGCTGGCCTCGCTGCCGACCGACGAGGAGAGCCGCACGTTCCACCTGCTGTACAGCTCCTACGCGATCCTGTCGGTGACCGACGAGGCGCTGGCCGCCCAGCCCTTCATCGACAACCCCGACGCCGCGGAGAACGCCATGACCGGACTCCTCGAACAGGCGCAGGGGACCGGCCTGGCCGACCCGGACGCCGACGCGCGCACGGAGGCGATCAGCCTGCTCGCGATGGCGGCGACCATGGGCACCAGCATCCTCGTGGGCCAGCGGAGTCCGGAGTCGGCGATCGCGGTGCTCCGCCACCACCTGGACCGGATCTTCACGGCTGCCGGGACGTCCGAGAGGGGAGCGGGCTCAACCTGA
- a CDS encoding Yip1 family protein: MAGFRNGRGRDNRPPHNQPQQAPYGYNAAPPPYPQQQWQQPPQGQQGQQGHQRQQQGGGQPYGEPEYFGEPYGQPQHPHAATANNPGHTQMFSVDDPYAGAAPHHAGAAPVPTGPRLPWKPLLSGIVLRPADTFLRMRDHAVWGPALVVTFLYGLLAIFGFDKARAEAIDAPLSTAIPYILMTALGFVVGGLILGAVTHTLARQLGGDGAWQPTVGLSMLIMSITDAPRLVFALFLGGENGLVQVIGWLTWLAAGALFTMMVSRSHDLPWPKALGASAIQLVALLSLIKLGTL, encoded by the coding sequence CCGCCCCCCGCACAATCAACCGCAGCAGGCGCCGTACGGGTACAACGCGGCCCCGCCGCCGTACCCGCAGCAGCAGTGGCAACAGCCACCGCAGGGGCAGCAGGGGCAGCAGGGACACCAGAGGCAGCAGCAGGGCGGCGGGCAGCCCTACGGGGAGCCGGAGTACTTCGGGGAGCCCTACGGCCAGCCGCAGCACCCGCACGCGGCGACGGCGAACAACCCGGGCCACACCCAGATGTTCAGCGTCGACGACCCCTACGCCGGCGCCGCGCCCCACCACGCCGGCGCCGCCCCCGTACCGACGGGCCCCCGGCTCCCGTGGAAGCCCCTCCTGAGCGGCATCGTGCTTCGTCCTGCGGACACGTTCCTGCGGATGCGGGACCACGCCGTCTGGGGCCCTGCGCTGGTCGTCACCTTCCTGTACGGACTGCTCGCGATCTTCGGCTTCGACAAGGCGCGCGCCGAGGCGATCGACGCACCCCTGTCGACCGCGATTCCGTACATCCTGATGACCGCCCTCGGCTTCGTCGTCGGCGGTCTGATCCTGGGCGCGGTGACGCACACGCTGGCGCGCCAGCTGGGCGGCGACGGGGCCTGGCAGCCGACGGTGGGCCTGTCCATGCTGATCATGTCGATCACGGACGCGCCGCGGCTGGTCTTCGCGCTCTTCCTGGGCGGCGAGAACGGCCTGGTCCAGGTGATCGGCTGGCTGACCTGGCTGGCGGCGGGAGCGCTCTTCACGATGATGGTGAGCCGTTCGCACGACCTGCCGTGGCCGAAGGCGCTGGGCGCGTCGGCGATCCAGCTGGTGGCGCTGCTGAGCCTGATCAAGCTCGGCACGCTCTGA
- the dcd gene encoding dCTP deaminase codes for MLLSDKDIRAEIDAGRVRIDPYDEFMVQPSSIDVRLDRFFRVFENHRYPHIDPAVEQLDLTREVEPEGDEAFILHPGEFVLASTYEVISLPDDIASRLEGKSSLGRLGLVTHSTAGFIDPGFSGHVTLELSNLATLPIKLWPGMKIGQLCMFRLSSPAEFPYGSERYGSRYQGQRGPTASRSFMNFHRTQV; via the coding sequence GTGCTTCTCTCAGACAAGGACATCCGGGCCGAGATCGATGCCGGACGGGTGCGCATCGACCCGTACGACGAATTCATGGTGCAGCCCTCGAGCATCGACGTGAGGCTTGACCGCTTCTTCCGGGTGTTCGAGAACCACCGCTACCCCCACATCGACCCCGCGGTCGAGCAGCTCGACCTGACCCGTGAGGTCGAGCCCGAGGGCGACGAGGCGTTCATCCTCCACCCCGGCGAGTTCGTGCTCGCCTCGACCTACGAGGTCATCAGCCTCCCCGACGACATCGCGTCGCGGCTGGAGGGCAAGAGCTCCCTCGGCCGGCTCGGGCTGGTCACGCACTCCACCGCCGGGTTCATCGACCCCGGCTTCTCCGGGCACGTGACCCTGGAGCTGTCGAACCTCGCCACCCTGCCGATCAAGCTCTGGCCGGGCATGAAGATCGGGCAGCTGTGCATGTTCCGGCTGAGCTCGCCCGCCGAGTTCCCGTACGGCAGCGAGCGGTACGGCTCCCGGTACCAGGGCCAGCGGGGGCCGACGGCCTCCCGCTCGTTCATGAACTTCCATCGGACCCAGGTGTGA